The Deltaproteobacteria bacterium DNA window TAGAATAGGTATCTGCAGCATTAACTAGTGGGTCTTTTGCTCGACGGCCTACGGTAATTACGCGATATTTCACCCTAAAAATCCTTAAAGAATTATTAAATTAATAAGCTTCAATTGAGCTTATGTTTAAACTATCAATGTGTTGCTGATATTGGCACCGTAGTAGAAGTATCACAAACACAAAGCCTTGGAGCATCTTCCCACATAGCTTCGATGTCATATACTTGTCGTGTATATTGATGAAAAACATGTACAACGATGCTTCCAAAATCAATTAATGCCCATTGTCCTTCGCGTAAACCTTCAATTCCTTGAACTTTTGTACCAAGTTTTGCTAATGATGTACTTATATGTTCGCTGATAGATTGAACGTGACGATCACTGGTACCACTAGCCATAACTAAAAAATCAGCATACGCTGAACGTTGGCGTAAATCGATTACAATTACATCTAAAGCTTTACGTTCAAATGCAAAGTCAGCTGCTTTACGAGCAAAGTATTCGGTAGACAGTTAAAACCTCCTTAAGTTGGTGAGTTTTACTTAAACTCTAACTTGTTATGTTTGATAGCGCATTAGAAATTATGTAAAAATGCTTCATTTTGAAAATATATTTAAAGTTTATTTATAAATAGCGCAAGAGATTAAAATAATTAAGGAATATAGGCATTAGGACCTGCTTGCTTGAGGTCGT harbors:
- the rsfS gene encoding ribosome silencing factor, which produces MSTEYFARKAADFAFERKALDVIVIDLRQRSAYADFLVMASGTSDRHVQSISEHISTSLAKLGTKVQGIEGLREGQWALIDFGSIVVHVFHQYTRQVYDIEAMWEDAPRLCVCDTSTTVPISATH